A genomic window from Flavobacterium phycosphaerae includes:
- a CDS encoding DUF1599 domain-containing protein, whose translation MSNTSQEYDKVIAICRQLFSNKMKDYGSAWRILRLPSLTDQIFIKAQRIRSLQQNETRKVDEDETGEFIGIINYCIMALIQLDLGVVEQPDLEVAKAVELYDAKVALTKSLMEDKNHDYGEAWREMRVSSLTDLILQKLLRVKQIENNQGKTLVSEGIDANYQDMINYSVFALILMQFGQK comes from the coding sequence ATGAGTAATACTTCTCAGGAATATGATAAGGTTATCGCTATTTGCCGACAACTTTTTAGTAATAAAATGAAAGATTATGGAAGCGCATGGAGAATCTTAAGATTACCATCGCTAACCGACCAAATATTTATCAAAGCACAACGTATCCGAAGTTTACAGCAAAATGAAACCCGCAAAGTAGATGAAGATGAAACAGGCGAATTTATCGGAATCATAAACTATTGCATTATGGCTTTAATTCAACTGGATTTGGGCGTTGTAGAGCAACCTGATTTAGAGGTGGCAAAAGCAGTCGAGTTGTATGATGCCAAAGTGGCCTTAACCAAATCGTTAATGGAAGATAAAAATCATGACTACGGTGAAGCTTGGCGCGAAATGCGTGTGAGTTCGTTAACCGATTTGATTTTACAAAAACTACTTCGCGTTAAACAAATTGAAAACAATCAAGGAAAAACATTGGTTTCGGAAGGAATTGATGCCAACTACCAAGACATGATTAATTACTCCGTTTTTGCATTGATTTTGATGCAATTTGGGCAAAAATAA
- a CDS encoding MauE/DoxX family redox-associated membrane protein: protein MSLSKNNTAWGIRIIISFLFLLSAVAKLYPSPYFAISTFEVKQLYPMGFSEGFAPYFSRILIGIEFALGFLILQKNFLRSIIIPATILLLAVFTTHLTIVTIQDGGNSGNCGCFGSLLPMTPIEAIIKNVVAIILLIWLFIIMPKSSEKKDNFWILSTVTLASILALFMLAPIQPMESQFSVSTPEETTTIDTTAVDTTKTAPERIVTINDTLKKGDDVMAKIKAVIDEPEKHKSGYAQYFSNIDKGRKTLCFFVPGCDHCREAAKELTEMRKTIKNFPEVSIVFMNEEADLIPEFFKFAGAEYPYKIIEIIPFWKVLGSGKDTPGVKYLWNGNEYKYYWGITDNKFDPVDYQKLIQKPYSELKK from the coding sequence ATGAGTTTATCAAAAAATAATACCGCCTGGGGAATACGAATCATCATTTCGTTCCTGTTCTTATTATCGGCTGTAGCCAAATTGTACCCATCACCTTATTTTGCCATTTCGACCTTTGAAGTGAAGCAATTGTACCCTATGGGATTTTCGGAAGGTTTTGCTCCTTATTTCTCCCGAATATTAATTGGAATTGAATTTGCCTTAGGCTTTTTGATTTTACAAAAGAACTTTTTGCGAAGCATTATCATTCCGGCAACTATATTATTATTAGCAGTATTTACAACTCATTTAACCATCGTGACCATACAGGACGGCGGTAATTCTGGAAACTGTGGTTGTTTTGGAAGTTTGTTGCCTATGACGCCAATTGAAGCCATTATCAAGAATGTGGTGGCTATTATTTTGTTGATTTGGTTGTTTATTATTATGCCAAAATCAAGCGAAAAGAAAGACAACTTTTGGATACTAAGCACGGTAACATTGGCTTCTATCTTAGCGTTATTTATGCTGGCCCCTATTCAACCTATGGAGAGCCAATTTTCGGTTTCTACACCTGAAGAAACAACAACTATTGATACAACGGCGGTTGACACTACAAAAACAGCACCGGAAAGAATCGTTACCATCAATGATACATTGAAAAAAGGAGATGATGTAATGGCTAAAATAAAAGCAGTAATCGACGAACCTGAAAAACACAAATCAGGTTATGCACAATATTTTTCAAATATTGATAAGGGAAGAAAAACACTTTGTTTCTTTGTGCCGGGTTGTGACCATTGTCGTGAAGCCGCAAAAGAACTTACCGAAATGCGAAAAACCATTAAAAACTTCCCGGAAGTTTCAATCGTTTTCATGAACGAGGAAGCTGATTTAATTCCGGAGTTTTTCAAATTTGCCGGTGCTGAGTATCCATACAAAATCATTGAAATCATTCCGTTTTGGAAAGTCTTAGGTTCCGGAAAAGACACTCCTGGTGTAAAATATTTATGGAACGGTAACGAATACAAATACTATTGGGGCATCACCGATAACAAATTTGACCCGGTAGATTATCAGAAATTAATTCAAAAACCTTATTCAGAATTAAAAAAATAG
- a CDS encoding TlpA family protein disulfide reductase, with the protein MKKITLVFAVIMIAFAFSAIQKESFSKKTLAKKVITPENKEISFKEILKKHNGKVTVIEIWASWCGDCVKAMPKVKEMQANNPNVDYVFISMDKAFDKWQAGIEKHELKGDHYWVTDGMKGEFGQSIDLDWIPRYIILDSKGKIQIYRAIETDFDKINETLKTLQ; encoded by the coding sequence ATGAAAAAAATAACGCTAGTCTTTGCTGTAATTATGATAGCCTTTGCCTTTTCAGCAATACAAAAAGAGTCTTTTTCTAAAAAAACATTAGCAAAAAAAGTAATCACTCCCGAAAATAAGGAAATTTCATTTAAGGAAATTTTAAAAAAGCATAACGGTAAAGTGACCGTTATCGAAATTTGGGCTTCTTGGTGTGGTGATTGTGTAAAAGCCATGCCAAAAGTCAAAGAAATGCAAGCCAATAACCCGAATGTGGATTATGTATTTATTTCGATGGACAAAGCTTTTGATAAATGGCAAGCCGGAATAGAAAAGCACGAACTGAAAGGCGACCATTATTGGGTAACGGATGGTATGAAAGGAGAATTTGGCCAATCCATTGATTTAGATTGGATTCCACGTTATATTATTCTTGACTCTAAAGGAAAAATTCAGATTTACCGCGCCATTGAAACCGATTTTGACAAAATAAACGAGACCCTAAAAACACTACAATAA
- the tpiA gene encoding triose-phosphate isomerase, protein MRQKIVAGNWKMHKNAEETEDLLNELIDKLPNDVEAQIIVAPTFINLASAVDHLEFTNIGVAAQNMHQNESGAYTGEISADMLKSIGVNLVILGHSERRAYFHETDAILAQKVTTALKHNMTVIFCFGEELKDRQNKQHFNIVENQLRDGLFHLDNRDWEQIVLAYEPVWAIGTGETASPEQAQEMHEFIRETIRKRFGSDVAEDVSILYGGSVKPDNAKEIFSKPDVDGGLIGGAALKADDFAAIVNSI, encoded by the coding sequence ATGAGACAAAAAATAGTTGCCGGTAATTGGAAAATGCATAAAAATGCCGAAGAAACCGAGGATTTATTAAATGAATTAATTGATAAATTACCTAATGATGTAGAAGCGCAAATCATTGTGGCGCCAACCTTTATCAACCTTGCATCAGCTGTAGATCATTTAGAATTTACCAATATTGGTGTTGCGGCTCAAAACATGCATCAAAACGAAAGCGGTGCCTATACCGGTGAAATCTCGGCGGATATGCTGAAAAGCATTGGTGTAAATTTGGTTATTCTTGGCCATTCGGAACGTCGTGCTTATTTTCATGAAACCGATGCTATTTTAGCTCAAAAAGTAACTACTGCCTTAAAACATAACATGACCGTGATTTTTTGTTTTGGTGAAGAATTGAAAGACCGACAAAACAAACAACATTTTAACATTGTTGAAAACCAATTGCGTGACGGTTTATTTCATCTTGACAATAGAGATTGGGAACAAATTGTTTTGGCTTACGAACCCGTTTGGGCTATAGGAACAGGAGAAACTGCTTCACCGGAGCAAGCTCAAGAAATGCATGAGTTTATTAGAGAAACCATCCGAAAAAGATTTGGTAGTGATGTAGCTGAAGATGTTTCTATTTTATACGGAGGTAGTGTAAAACCTGATAACGCCAAAGAAATTTTCTCAAAACCTGATGTTGACGGAGGACTAATTGGAGGTGCTGCCTTAAAAGCAGATGATTTTGCCGCCATCGTGAATTCGATTTAA